A genomic window from Osmia bicornis bicornis chromosome 4, iOsmBic2.1, whole genome shotgun sequence includes:
- the LOC114882801 gene encoding palmitoyltransferase Hip14 translates to MYALKMQTACQSEASGEPEDPSSHHQEPVKPPVQDCSSFDIVRATQYGALDRVTELVEAGADVNQPDSETVTLLHWAAINNRKDIVKYLIAKGAVVDAIGGELASTPLHWATRQGHLPTVVILMRAGADPTLRDSEGFSCIHLAAQFGHTSIVAYLVAKGVNPNMPDRSAMTPLMWSAYKVNSLDPTRLLLTLGASHSLTDNLHGNTALHWAIIAENSTAISTLVHHGASLDVPNIRDETPMTLLGRHIGAAWLGHKISQEIRERQGRTRTWCRDKRIRWYCMVSTPFIVFYLIGMILQSGLDYLVKLGAFVTLYIALYLANHFVFDERLFHIIPMSIYLATKMWIYVTWIFWLGIHAAWYLWLLLAGGSVPLWICFLQSWRGDPGVITATHEDKLNTIIELAESGGFELHSFCSSCLIRRPMRSKHCSTCDRCVARFDHHCPWVNNCIGVHNHKYFLGFLASLLGLCIVVLSASVQYWQFECWTNLTNGHTADNYLVAAATCDAWVMWVTANTSLHFFWVGTLLACQCYQIMVLGMTTNERMNAGRYAHFKQGNPFHRGAIQNAADFCNISFCGIKAKPSSDWLHSFDHKQSIEKLPLLATKDNFQYI, encoded by the exons ATGTATGCGTTAAAAATGCAAACTGCCTGTCAGAGTGAAGCCAGTGGGGAGCCAGAAGATCCTAGTAGCCATCACCAAGAACCTGTTAAACCTCCAGTACAAGATTGTAGTTCGTTTGACATTGTTAGAGCAACACAG tatGGAGCTTTGGATAGAGTAACCGAATTAGTAGAAGCTGGTGCCGATGTAAATCAGCCAGATTCAGAAACTGTAACATTATTACACTGGGCTGCAATAAATAATCGAAAAGATATTGTAAAGTACCTAATTGCAAAGGGAGCTGTTGTTGATGCAATTGGTGGTGAACTTGCTTCCACGCCGTTACACTGGGCTACAAG ACAGGGCCATTTACCTACAGTTGTGATATTAATGAGAGCAGGAGCAGATCCAACTCTCAGGGATTCAGAAGGATTTTCATGTATTCATTTAGCTGCACAATTTGGCCATACATCTATTGTTGCTTATCTAGTCGCGAAAGGAGTAAATCCGAATATGCCTGACAGAAGTGCAATGACACCCCTTATGTGGAGTGCCTATAAAGTTAATAG TTTAGATCCGACACGCTTGTTACTGACCTTAGGAGCGTCTCATTCGCTTACGGATAACTTACATGGCAATACCGCTTTGCATTGGGCTATTATAGCAGAAAATAGTACAGCAATATCGACGTTAGTTCACCATGGTGCATCGTTAGATGTGCCAAATATTCGGGATGAAACGCCAATGACACTACTGGGTCGTCATATCGGCGCTGCCTGGTTAGGACATAAAATCAGTCAAGAAATCCGAGAAAGGCAGGGCAGAACAAGAACATGGTGTAGAGATAAA AGAATACGCTGGTACTGTATGGTCAGCACACCATTTATAGTTTTCTATCTAATTGGAATGATTCTTCAGTCGGGATTGGATTATTTAGTGAAATTAGGTGCCTTTGTTACTCTTTACATAGCACTATATTTAGCTAATCATTTTGTCTTTGACGAAcgattatttcatattatacCAATGTCAATTTATTTGGCTACAAAG ATGTGGATATACGTTACATGGATCTTTTGGTTAGGCATACATGCTGCCTGGTATTTATGGTTACTATTAGCGGGTGGATCAGTACCGCTATGGATTTGTTTCTTACAATCCTGGAGGGGTGATCCAGGTGTGATCACAGCTACACACGAAGacaaattaaat aCGATTATAGAGTTAGCAGAATCTGGCGGTTTTGAACTACACTCATTTTGCAGTAGTTGTTTAATCAGAAGACCTATGAGGTCTAAACATTGTTCTACGTGTGATCGATGCGTAGCACGATTTGATCATCACTGTCCCTGGGTCAACAATTGTATTG GTGTGCATAACCACAAGTATTTTCTGGGATTTTTAGCCTCGCTATTAGGCCTTTGTATTGTTGTTTTATCTGCTAGCGTACAGTATTGGCAATTTGAGTGTTGGACAAATTTAACAAATGGCCATACTGCTGATAATTACCTAGTCGCTGCAGCTACATGCGATGCTTGGGTAATGTGGGTCACAGCAAACACGTCTCTCCATTTCTTCTGGGTTGGCACGCTATTAGCTTGCCAATGTTATCAG attatGGTTCTTGGAATGACGACAAACGAGCGTATGAATGCCGGACGGTACGCGCATTTTAAACAAGGAAATCCTTTCCATCGCGGTGCTATCCAGAACGCAGCTGATTTTTGCAATATAAGTTTCTGTGGTATAAAAGCAAAACCCAGTTCAGACTGGTTACACAGTTTTGATCATAAACAAAGCATCGAAAAGTTACCTCTACTCGCTACGAAAGACAACTTCCAATACATTTAG
- the LOC114882720 gene encoding chromatin assembly factor 1 subunit A yields the protein MKMTDSNEKDDCIIEAVTPIRTKKMKQAQLPFQIRSPIQSPNVIKTKKRKLSSPSVGCKSPKAVKVSKPASNKNDDKVETVKMDSNDIEIVESIEIESVKENTSNKVNAAQKSTTPTQLSTQQKKIEKQDKSKSNCLTKFLNKSDTKKDDANDDQENPLLEEKDESVNESFDTETDANVSQKAEELVGAVNDSCDVDSDVVNLSSDSNDRGGDHLKSNTEQSMNSDNLKTPKIDKIKKTKLTPTQQEKKLLSIKKKEEMQKRRREREIKLEEDRNNRRREKEMKRKKREDKIKAEKEQKLLERKMREQKKQQEIEQKLKEKQAREEERKKKEEEKRKKEEEKLEAERKKQKAASNFTSFFVTKKLEKSFQEESTMEVKNFMPFEIKADMKMAPISRRTLNKKEKLLLDEKCNEGNTQISDLYLSEIKDKKIIPRKSTKTWPLEAKEDSVTILDDENDGTSNIVNQNIVFEKHRAKLLQFSENQRPPYWGTWRKRSRNIKSRKPFSRDTKWFNYEIDSDEEWEEEEPGESLHGSEEEKDEENPEDNEYDVDNEFMVPHGYLSNEEVRADEEDEEDMNPQTQKFKLKVLGQQFESERSTKTSKLKPKIIGCIWRGHNNEFPPNVPERTREFLTAHEAWVRQIPVALPVITENETMNPTECGTPSQQPALSSSRKSQVPEAVLPDLIRLLHGNVHGKKFLVKEFLAYLNKEGESEYQMSKARLMKKICEIGKWMMCSEEGPMHLKACWYVSEEVRKEYMKEDLPLPNQWSYTLTPKRRSIFNEATEKLEKEDKDKEKKNVSLITQFTKKISQEEMKKHLNASPVETTAQNSTASSSLSVKPVGGKAPKRATFITLSKGGEPVSKVSKESLSRTVSTETKKRKSDEVIILDSSEDDNVKVEKKKKK from the exons ATGAAAATGACGGATTCCAACGAAAAAGATGATTGTATCATTGAAGCGGTTACTCCGATCAGgacaaagaaaatgaaacaag CGCAATTACCATTTCAAATACGGAGTCCAATTCAATCACcaaatgttataaaaactaAGAAGAGGAAGTTGTCATCACCTTCAGTGGGATGTAAAAGCCCAAAGGCAGTTAAAGTTTCCAAGCCAgcttcaaataaaaatgatgataAAGTTGAAACAGTAAAGATGGATAGTAATGATATAGAAATTGTAGAAAGTATAGAAATTGAAAGTGTGAAGGAAAATACATCTAATAAAGTGAATGCTGCACAAAAATCTACAACTCCAACACAATTGTCAACCCAgcagaagaaaatagaaaaacagGATAAATCAAAATCTAACTGTTTAACAAAGTTTTTAAACAAGTCTGATACAAAAAAAGATGATGCTAATGATGATCAGGAAAATCCTTTGCTAGAGGAAAAAGATGAATCTGTTAATGAAAGCTTTGATACAGAAACGGATGCAAATGTATCACAGAAAGCAGAAGAACTAGTTGGGGCAGTTAATGACTCTTGCGATGTTGATTCTGATGTTGTAAATTTATCGTCGGATAGTAATGACAGAGGGGGTGACCATTTAAAGTCAAATACAGAACAAAGTATGAATTCTGACAATTTAAAAACTCCTAAGATAGATAAGATAAAGAAGACGAAATTAACACCTACGCAACaggaaaagaaattattaagtattaagaaaaaggaagagatgCAGAAACGGAGAAGG gaaagagaaataaaattagagGAAGATCGCAATAATCGgcgaagagaaaaggaaatgaaGCGTAAAAAAAGGGAGGATAAGATAAAGgcagaaaaagaacaaaaattgtTAGAAAGGAAAATGAGGGAACAGAAAAAGCAACAAGAAATTGA GCAAAAGCTGAAAGAGAAACAGGCTCGCGAGGAGGAgcggaaaaaaaaggaagaggagaaaaggaagaaagaggaggaaaaaCTAGAAGCTGAGCgtaaaaaacaaaaagcaGCATCAAATTTCACCAGTTTTTTCGTCACCAAGAAGCTAGAAAAATCTTTCCAAGAAGAAAGCACTATGgaagtgaaaaatttcatgCCTTTTGAAATAAAAGCGGACATGAAAATGGCTCCGATCTCTAGAAGAACTTTAAACAAGAAAGAGAAACTACTATTGGATGAAAAGTGTAATGAAGGAAATACGCAAATATCAGATTTGTATCTTAGCGAGATCAAAGATAAAAAGATCATTCCACGCAAATCAACAAAGACTTGGCCGCTTGAAGCAAAAGAGGACAGTGTAACCATATTAG ACGATGAAAACGACGGCACGTCGAACATCGTGAATCAGAATATCGTCTTTGAAAAACATCGAGCAAAATTGCTTCAATTCTCTGAAAATCAACGGCCACCGTATTGGGGTACATGGAGAAAGCGGAGTCGCAATATTAAATCTCGAAAACCATTTTCAAGGGATACG aaatGGTTCAATTACGAAATCGATTCAGACGAAGAGTGGGAAGAGGAAGAGCCAGGCGAGTCTCTGCATGGTtcagaggaagaaaaagatgaAGAGAATCCAGAGGACAACGAGTACGACGTTGACAATGAATTTATGGTCCCTCACGG atATTTGTCGAACGAAGAGGTCAGAGCCGATGAAGAAGACGAGGAAGATATG aaTCCTCAAACACAAAAGTTCAAGTTGAAAGTTCTAGGCCAACAGTTCGAATCCGAAAGGAGTACAAAGACATCAAAATTGAAACCGAAAATAATTGGTTGCATTTGGAGAGGACATAACAATGAATTTCCACCAAATG TGCCTGAAAGAACGAGAGAATTCTTGACAGCCCACGAAGCCTGGGTACGTCAGATACCGGTGGCACTACCAGTCATAACTGAAAACGAAACAATGAACCCCACCGAGTGCGGTACACCCTCGCAGCAGCCGGCACTATCGAGTTCGAGGAAGAGTCAAGTTCCTGAAGCAGTGCTACCCGACTTGATCCGGCTGCTTCACGGAAACGTGCACGGTAAAAAGTTCCTTGTAAAAGAGTTTCTCGCTTATTTAAATAAGGAGGGCGAAAGCGAGTATCAAATGTCGAAAGCTAGACTGATGAAAAAGATTTGCGAAATTGGTAAATGGATGATGTGCTCTGAGGAGGGACCTATGCATCTGAAGGCTTGTTGGTACGTTTCTGAAGAAGTTAGGAAGGAGTATATGAAGGAGGACCTCCCTTTACCGAACCAGTGGTCGTACACCCTGACTCCGAAGCGGAGGTCAATTTTCAACGAGGCCACAGAGAAACTGGAGAAAGAAGACAAGgataaagagaagaagaacGTGTCTCTGATCACTCAGTTTACAAAAAAGATCAGTCAAGAagagatgaagaaacacttaAACGCTAGTCCTGTTGAAACTACTGCACAGAACAGTACGGCTTCTTCTTCACTTTCGGTTAAACCTGTTGGAGGGAAAGCTCCAAAGAGAGCGACCTTCATCACCCTCAGCAAAGGGGGTGAGCCGGTTTCCAAGGTGTCAAAGGAGAGTTTATCGAGAACCGTCAGCACcgaaacaaagaaaagaaagtctgatgaagtaataattttagATTCTTCGGAAGACGATAATGTTAAggtcgaaaagaaaaagaagaaatag
- the LOC114882721 gene encoding Wilms tumor protein homolog isoform X2: MTDELLFSALGLTTDTGVERQLFTSSNTVSCDYEPSSCRTTPHSDYSETIDSHSNNFANPIQCYTDLTCPTKTFWNEWSDNTSTSLSGCLSELSELDSELEWCLDKSWNSGLPERTPLCTAGCEGFLHLPLPNPQQTFQHEEPLWVLGIDLRALDDTMETSGIDYNNNQVEENLISSAAAAAALATHDYTNRSFANAAEDRCFPCTYQGCVKVYAKASHLKAHLRRHTGEKPFACTWSGCGWRFSRSDELARHRRSHSGVKPYPCEMCSKRFARSDHLAKHRKVHRKNAYPLFHAGRGLRGGKMNNIVPTEI, encoded by the exons ATGACGGACGAACTGTTGTTCTCCGCTTTGGGATTAACCACGGACACCGGTGTCGAGAGGCAACTGTTCACCAGCTCGAACACAGTCTCCTGCGACTACGAACCATCTTCTTGCAGAACCACACCTCACAGTGACTATTCAGAGACTATCGACAGTCATTCGAATAATTTTGCCAATCCTATACAGTGTTACACGGATCTGACCTGTCCGACGAAGACTTTCTGGAACGAGTGGTCTGATAACACCTCTACGTCTCTCTCGG GCTGTCTGAGTGAACTGAGCGAATTAGACTCGGAACTGGAATGGTGTTTAGACAAAAGTTGGAACTCTGGCCTTCCAGAAAGGACACCGTTGTGTACCGCAGGATGCGAGGGTTTCCTACACCTGCCATTACCGAATCCACAGCAAACCTTTCAACACGAAGAACCATTATGGGTGCTCGGCATCGATTTGAGAGCACTCGATGATACTATGGAAACGAGTGGAATTG ATTACAATAATAACCAGGTAGAAGAGAATCTCATCTCATCAgcagctgctgctgctgcattGGCAACTCATGACTATACTAATCGCAGTTTCGCGAACGCGGCTGAAGACCGATGTTTTCCTTGCACTTACCAAGGATGCGTGAAG GTGTACGCAAAAGCATCCCACCTGAAAGCCCATCTCCGTCGACACACCGGTGAAAAACCATTCGCCTGCACGTGGTCAGGATGCGGATGGCGTTTCAGTCGATCAGACGAGCTGGCAAGGCATCGACGTTCTCATTCAGGAGTGAAACCGTACCCTTGCGAAATGTGTTCCAAGAGATTTGCACGCAGTGACCATCTGGCCAAACATCGCAAAGTGCATAGAAAGAACGCGTATCCATTGTTCCACGCCGGTAGAGGACTACGAGGAGGGAAGATGAACAACATTGTGCCAACGGAGATATAG
- the LOC114882721 gene encoding Wilms tumor protein homolog isoform X1 yields MIEDAAMYDMTDELLFSALGLTTDTGVERQLFTSSNTVSCDYEPSSCRTTPHSDYSETIDSHSNNFANPIQCYTDLTCPTKTFWNEWSDNTSTSLSGCLSELSELDSELEWCLDKSWNSGLPERTPLCTAGCEGFLHLPLPNPQQTFQHEEPLWVLGIDLRALDDTMETSGIDYNNNQVEENLISSAAAAAALATHDYTNRSFANAAEDRCFPCTYQGCVKVYAKASHLKAHLRRHTGEKPFACTWSGCGWRFSRSDELARHRRSHSGVKPYPCEMCSKRFARSDHLAKHRKVHRKNAYPLFHAGRGLRGGKMNNIVPTEI; encoded by the exons ATGATAGAGGATGCTGCGATGTACGAT ATGACGGACGAACTGTTGTTCTCCGCTTTGGGATTAACCACGGACACCGGTGTCGAGAGGCAACTGTTCACCAGCTCGAACACAGTCTCCTGCGACTACGAACCATCTTCTTGCAGAACCACACCTCACAGTGACTATTCAGAGACTATCGACAGTCATTCGAATAATTTTGCCAATCCTATACAGTGTTACACGGATCTGACCTGTCCGACGAAGACTTTCTGGAACGAGTGGTCTGATAACACCTCTACGTCTCTCTCGG GCTGTCTGAGTGAACTGAGCGAATTAGACTCGGAACTGGAATGGTGTTTAGACAAAAGTTGGAACTCTGGCCTTCCAGAAAGGACACCGTTGTGTACCGCAGGATGCGAGGGTTTCCTACACCTGCCATTACCGAATCCACAGCAAACCTTTCAACACGAAGAACCATTATGGGTGCTCGGCATCGATTTGAGAGCACTCGATGATACTATGGAAACGAGTGGAATTG ATTACAATAATAACCAGGTAGAAGAGAATCTCATCTCATCAgcagctgctgctgctgcattGGCAACTCATGACTATACTAATCGCAGTTTCGCGAACGCGGCTGAAGACCGATGTTTTCCTTGCACTTACCAAGGATGCGTGAAG GTGTACGCAAAAGCATCCCACCTGAAAGCCCATCTCCGTCGACACACCGGTGAAAAACCATTCGCCTGCACGTGGTCAGGATGCGGATGGCGTTTCAGTCGATCAGACGAGCTGGCAAGGCATCGACGTTCTCATTCAGGAGTGAAACCGTACCCTTGCGAAATGTGTTCCAAGAGATTTGCACGCAGTGACCATCTGGCCAAACATCGCAAAGTGCATAGAAAGAACGCGTATCCATTGTTCCACGCCGGTAGAGGACTACGAGGAGGGAAGATGAACAACATTGTGCCAACGGAGATATAG